DNA sequence from the Penicillium psychrofluorescens genome assembly, chromosome: 3 genome:
CCTGGTAAGCGCTGGCTTCCAACTTGCTCTCGGTCTTCACCGTGTGTTCCTGGCAACCATTTTTTGTACCCTTCGGACCTGCCCGCTACAAAACACAATGGATTCAGATGGAGCCCAGCAGTGGCGTGATTCCCCCCACTCCTTTGCGGCCCCCTATACATCGGCTCTCGGCTGAATATCAATGACATAATACGCCAGCGAATCCGGAGCCTCGCCGCGGATCAGGCCAGCTGGAAAGACTGGAACCACGAACCGCGCCGGATAACCATATTGCCCACTTCGCAGAGCGGTTCACTCTCTCCGCTTCTCCGCAACTATGCCGGACGATGCAATCCCCAGCTCCCGTATATCAAGATCGCCGCCCCGGTCCTCGTCCTTCTCTCCTGATTCCATTTTCTCGGCTTGGCGGGAACGATTGCTAAGCTTGTGGTCCTATACTTCATCCTCTCCATTCGAGTCGTACTCGCAGGTCCCCCAGTCGGACCTCCCGCTTGACCAACCCCCTGATCAACTGCCACGGCGTGCAGACGACCCCAAGATGGAATTGCTGCGCCTGGACAAGGCCCGATGGCGCACGTACTGGCTGGCTACCGTGCTGTGCTGCGGCGGGGCCTTATTCGGATATGACTCGGGCGTCATTGGTACGGTGCTCCCAATTCTGATGGAATACAACATGCTAAAATATACGATTCCAATAGGTGGCGTTCTCACATTCTCTTCGTTCCAAGACTCCTTCCAGATTCCTGCAGACAAGGAAACCAAAGTGAGCTCCATTGCAGTCGGGATCCAGCAGGCTGGGGCACTCGTCGGCTGTTTCCTCATCTGGCCCGTGACCAACCGCCTAGGTCGGCGTATAGCGATGGCGCTGTGCTCGCTCGTGTTCTGTATTGGtgtggtgctggaggtcATCGACACGCACTCGCTGCCGGCATTCTATATCGGACGAGTGATCTGTGGCCTCGGCATTGGCGGGTCTGCCACCGTCATCCCCATCTACATGTCCGAGATGAGTCCCAAAGAGATCCGTGGTCGGCTGGGGAGCTGCTACCAGCTATCCTACaccatcggcatcctggtATCGTACTGGATCGACTACGGCGTCAAATTCATGGCCTCCACCCCGGCCCAGTGGCAGATACCCGTCGGCCTGCAGCTCGTTCCCGGAGCGATCATGGGGCTGGGGATGCTGTCGCTGGACGAGAGTGTCCGCTGGCTCctggccaagggcaagaccGCCGAGGCCTGGCGGAGCATGGTCTGGATCCGCGCGGGTGATTCGCAGGCCGTGGCCGACGAATTCGCCGAGATCCGCCACGGactcgaggaagaaaagcacGCAACGGCCGGGTTCAAGCTGagcgagctgctcgagggcCCTAATCGCCAGCGGCTCCTCATTGCCGGCGGCCTCTTCCTGGCCCAGCAGTCGACGGGCTCCACGGCGCTGGCCTACTTCGGCC
Encoded proteins:
- a CDS encoding uncharacterized protein (ID:PFLUO_005021-T1.cds;~source:funannotate), yielding MPDDAIPSSRISRSPPRSSSFSPDSIFSAWRERLLSLWSYTSSSPFESYSQVPQSDLPLDQPPDQLPRRADDPKMELLRLDKARWRTYWLATVLCCGGALFGYDSGVIGTVLPILMEYNMLKYTIPIGGVLTFSSFQDSFQIPADKETKVSSIAVGIQQAGALVGCFLIWPVTNRLGRRIAMALCSLVFCIGVVLEVIDTHSLPAFYIGRVICGLGIGGSATVIPIYMSEMSPKEIRGRLGSCYQLSYTIGILVSYWIDYGVKFMASTPAQWQIPVGLQLVPGAIMGLGMLSLDESVRWLLAKGKTAEAWRSMVWIRAGDSQAVADEFAEIRHGLEEEKHATAGFKLSELLEGPNRQRLLIAGGLFLAQQSTGSTALAYFGPQFFSILVGPGDRNLLLTGIFGAIKVVSCLLFVLFMSDRFGRKPVLASGAIFMSICMVITAAVVKTHSPSENGPITSAGIATVALIYLDIMAYNFSWGPLPWPCTSEIFPTRIREPGVAFGVGAQWLFNFVWSFSTPYIMAAIGWGTFLLFGVLDVLILLFTIFCLKETVGKSLEEINEMYEGQAIKDIDGDDVQSDSADSPSQYLDADPDAISVAKSSTIDKPSDGHVEESTAGRA